A window from Sinorhizobium fredii encodes these proteins:
- a CDS encoding branched-chain amino acid ABC transporter permease, giving the protein MEYFIQQLVNGLTLGSIYGMIAIGYTMVYGIIGMINFAHGDIFMLGGFAALIVFLLLTTFMAGIPVVLALLLMMIVGMLTAALWNWTIERVAYRPLRGSFRLAPLITAIGMSIVLSNFIQVTQGPRNKPIPPLVSSVYDLFGITVSLKQIIIVVITAILLSVFWYIVNRTPLGRAQRATEQDSKMAALLGVDVDRTISVTFIMGAALAAVAGTMYLMYYGVVVFTDGFAPGVKAFTAAVLGGIGSLPGAVLGGLLIGLIESLWSAYFTIDYKDVATFSILAIVLIFKPSGILGRPEVEKV; this is encoded by the coding sequence ATGGAGTATTTCATCCAGCAGCTCGTCAACGGGCTGACGCTTGGGTCTATTTATGGTATGATCGCGATCGGTTATACCATGGTCTACGGCATCATCGGCATGATCAACTTCGCCCACGGCGATATATTCATGCTGGGCGGCTTTGCCGCTTTGATTGTGTTCTTGCTTCTCACGACTTTCATGGCAGGCATACCGGTTGTACTGGCGCTTTTGCTTATGATGATCGTCGGCATGCTGACGGCGGCGCTTTGGAACTGGACGATCGAGCGGGTAGCTTACCGGCCGCTGCGCGGTTCGTTCCGACTGGCGCCGCTGATCACCGCGATCGGCATGTCGATCGTGCTGTCGAACTTCATCCAGGTGACACAGGGTCCGCGCAACAAGCCGATCCCGCCGCTCGTCTCGTCGGTCTACGACCTGTTCGGGATCACCGTCTCGCTGAAGCAGATCATCATCGTCGTCATCACCGCGATCCTGCTTTCCGTCTTCTGGTATATCGTCAACCGGACGCCGCTCGGCCGGGCCCAGCGGGCCACCGAGCAGGATAGCAAGATGGCGGCGCTGCTCGGCGTCGACGTCGACCGCACCATTTCGGTGACCTTCATCATGGGCGCAGCGCTCGCTGCCGTCGCCGGCACCATGTATCTCATGTATTACGGCGTCGTCGTCTTCACCGACGGTTTCGCTCCGGGCGTCAAGGCGTTTACCGCCGCCGTCCTCGGAGGCATCGGCTCGCTGCCGGGCGCCGTTCTCGGCGGACTGCTGATCGGCCTCATCGAGTCACTGTGGTCGGCCTATTTCACAATCGACTACAAGGATGTCGCGACCTTCTCCATTCTCGCGATCGTCCTGATCTTCAAGCCGTCGGGTATTCTCGGACGACCGGAAGTCGAGAAGGTATAG
- a CDS encoding SDR family NAD(P)-dependent oxidoreductase: MLSFSAIAKNNVAVITGSASGIGLAVARRFADRGMKVVLADLAGERLQAAAAEVAKLAPGGAADVAAIATDVSRADELVALARATHERFGHVHVLMNNAGIQPGSSMFGPLENWESVLGVNLWGVINGSRIFAPAMIAHGEPALIINTGSKQGITTPPGDPAYNVSKAGVKVFTEALQHELRNTENCQVNAHLLIPGFVYTALTAHGRTEKPAGAWTPEQTVDFMLESLARGDFYILCPDNEVERSTDEKRILWAAGDIVENRPPLSRWHPDHGEAFRSFLTGNRD, from the coding sequence ATGTTGTCCTTTTCCGCCATCGCCAAAAACAACGTCGCCGTTATCACCGGCTCCGCCTCCGGTATCGGGCTTGCCGTCGCAAGACGTTTCGCCGATCGCGGCATGAAGGTCGTGCTTGCCGATCTCGCCGGCGAACGGCTGCAGGCGGCCGCGGCGGAAGTGGCGAAGCTTGCCCCGGGCGGGGCGGCGGACGTCGCTGCAATTGCCACGGACGTCTCTCGGGCCGACGAGCTCGTCGCCCTGGCGCGGGCGACGCATGAGCGGTTCGGCCATGTGCATGTGCTGATGAACAATGCCGGCATTCAGCCCGGCAGCTCGATGTTCGGCCCGTTGGAGAACTGGGAATCGGTGCTCGGCGTCAATCTGTGGGGCGTGATCAACGGCTCGCGCATTTTCGCACCCGCCATGATCGCCCACGGCGAGCCGGCGCTGATCATCAATACCGGCTCCAAACAGGGAATCACCACGCCGCCCGGAGACCCGGCCTACAATGTCTCGAAGGCGGGCGTGAAGGTCTTCACCGAGGCGCTGCAGCACGAGTTGCGCAACACCGAGAACTGCCAGGTCAACGCGCATCTGCTGATCCCCGGCTTCGTCTACACGGCGCTGACGGCGCATGGCCGCACCGAAAAGCCGGCCGGCGCCTGGACGCCGGAACAGACAGTCGATTTCATGCTGGAGAGCCTCGCCCGCGGCGATTTCTACATCCTCTGCCCCGACAATGAAGTCGAAAGGTCCACCGACGAAAAGCGCATCCTGTGGGCGGCCGGCGACATCGTCGAGAACCGCCCTCCCCTTTCCCGTTGGCACCCGGACCACGGCGAGGCGTTCCGCTCCTTCCTCACCGGAAATCGGGATTGA
- a CDS encoding response regulator encodes MTSQISPAIESVLVLEDNFLIAMDMGEILSALGVKSVHIANSVEKAMEIVSAHPVDFAILDINLGDETSFAVAESLMARGIHFGFTSGYGDLLALPGHLRDIPRIEKPFSEGSLSSLIAAAFRPESP; translated from the coding sequence ATGACAAGTCAGATTTCGCCGGCCATCGAATCGGTCCTCGTTCTCGAGGATAATTTCCTCATCGCCATGGATATGGGAGAAATCCTCAGTGCGCTCGGCGTCAAGAGCGTGCACATCGCCAACAGCGTCGAAAAGGCGATGGAGATCGTCTCGGCACATCCGGTCGACTTCGCCATTCTCGATATCAATCTCGGCGACGAGACAAGCTTCGCCGTTGCCGAATCGCTGATGGCGCGGGGGATCCATTTCGGGTTTACCAGCGGCTACGGTGATTTGCTGGCTCTGCCCGGCCATCTCCGCGATATTCCGCGGATCGAAAAACCCTTCAGCGAAGGCAGTCTCAGCAGTCTCATTGCGGCCGCTTTCCGCCCGGAAAGTCCTTAA
- a CDS encoding DUF6867 family protein, protein MQGILYEEASIWQFLFITCVLGGWTAWRTGKSVAESWGEFPRLIVYVALLGLAIRFVHHALFEGTMFSLQYYIVDTLVLLLFATAGYRYYRTKQMANNYYWLYEKTSPFSWKAK, encoded by the coding sequence ATGCAGGGAATTCTTTACGAAGAAGCCTCCATCTGGCAGTTTCTGTTCATCACCTGCGTCCTCGGCGGCTGGACCGCCTGGCGCACCGGCAAGAGCGTTGCCGAGAGCTGGGGGGAGTTTCCGCGGCTCATCGTCTACGTGGCGCTTCTGGGACTTGCTATCCGCTTCGTGCACCACGCGCTTTTCGAAGGCACGATGTTCAGCCTGCAGTACTATATCGTAGACACGCTCGTACTTTTGTTGTTTGCTACCGCCGGTTACCGGTACTACCGGACCAAGCAGATGGCGAACAACTACTACTGGCTCTATGAGAAGACCTCACCTTTCTCCTGGAAGGCCAAATAA
- a CDS encoding ABC transporter ATP-binding protein, whose product MTFETNTMTKDPILKVERLSMRFGGLMAINDFSFEAERGEITALIGPNGAGKTTVFNCITGFYKPTMGMITLRQKSGNEFLLERLPDFEITKRAKVARTFQNIRMFSGLTVLENLLVAQHNKLMQASGYTLLGLLGFPAYRQASKESIDLARHWLEMASLIDRADDPAGDLPYGAQRRLEIARAMCTGPELLCLDEPAAGLNPRESAALNNLLQTIRRDTGTSILLIEHDMSVVMEISDHVVVLEYGQKISDGNPDFVKHDPRVIAAYLGVEDEEVEEVIEQIEEIGSEQGGAPQ is encoded by the coding sequence ATGACCTTCGAGACAAATACAATGACAAAAGACCCCATTCTCAAGGTCGAGCGCCTGTCGATGCGCTTCGGCGGTCTCATGGCCATCAACGACTTCTCCTTCGAGGCCGAGCGCGGCGAGATCACGGCGCTCATCGGCCCCAACGGAGCGGGCAAGACGACGGTGTTCAACTGCATCACCGGCTTCTACAAGCCGACCATGGGCATGATCACCCTGCGGCAGAAGTCCGGCAATGAGTTCCTGCTGGAGCGTCTTCCGGATTTCGAGATCACCAAGCGCGCCAAGGTGGCGCGCACCTTCCAGAACATCCGGATGTTCTCCGGCCTGACGGTGCTCGAAAATCTCCTGGTGGCGCAGCACAACAAGCTGATGCAGGCTTCCGGCTACACCCTGCTCGGCCTGCTCGGCTTTCCGGCCTACCGCCAGGCTTCCAAGGAGTCGATTGATCTCGCCCGCCACTGGCTCGAGATGGCGTCGCTCATCGATCGTGCCGACGATCCGGCTGGCGATCTTCCCTATGGTGCGCAGCGGCGCCTCGAAATCGCTCGCGCCATGTGCACCGGACCGGAACTGCTTTGCCTCGACGAGCCGGCTGCGGGCCTCAATCCGCGTGAATCGGCCGCTCTCAACAACCTGTTGCAGACCATCCGCCGCGACACCGGTACCTCCATTCTGTTGATCGAGCACGACATGTCGGTGGTGATGGAGATTTCCGACCATGTGGTGGTGCTCGAATACGGACAGAAGATTTCCGACGGCAATCCGGATTTCGTGAAGCATGATCCACGGGTCATCGCGGCTTATCTGGGCGTCGAGGACGAAGAGGTTGAAGAGGTGATCGAACAGATCGAGGAAATCGGAAGCGAGCAGGGAGGCGCCCCGCAATGA
- the livM gene encoding high-affinity branched-chain amino acid ABC transporter permease LivM — MANVASTTASAGSELTARALREAVFSGLITLGLFVLFVGLKTDQNIRNELILNQRWGLLAIFVVVAMVGRFLMVAYVQPWFAQRKAAKAAVPEVAKEESFFSRNFSKIAIVALILYPPVIMALFGVQGSLKWVDNFGIQILIYVMLAWGLNIVVGLAGLLDLGYVAFYAVGAYSYALLSSYFGLSFWVLLPVAGILAACWGVILGFPVLRLRGDYLAIVTLAFGEIIRLVLINWTEVTKGTFGVSGIAKATLFGIKFDASKDGFAALMGLPISSAYYKIFLFYLILGLALLTAFVTIRLRRMPIGRAWEALREDEIACRSLGINTVTTKLTAFATGAMFGGFAGSFFAVRQGFVSPESFVFLESAVILAIVVLGGMGSLTGIFVAAVVMIGGTEILRELTFLKMIFGPNFTPELYRMLIFGLAMVVVMVWKPRGFVGSREPTAFLRERRAVSGSFTKEGHG; from the coding sequence ATGGCAAATGTTGCATCTACTACTGCAAGCGCCGGCAGTGAACTGACGGCGCGGGCCCTGCGCGAGGCTGTCTTCTCGGGGCTCATCACGCTCGGGCTGTTCGTGCTGTTCGTCGGCCTCAAGACCGACCAGAACATCCGCAACGAGCTGATCCTCAACCAGCGCTGGGGCCTCTTGGCGATCTTCGTGGTCGTCGCCATGGTCGGCCGCTTCCTGATGGTTGCCTATGTGCAGCCCTGGTTCGCCCAGCGCAAGGCAGCGAAAGCCGCCGTTCCGGAAGTGGCGAAGGAGGAGAGCTTCTTCAGCCGCAACTTTTCGAAGATCGCTATCGTTGCGCTCATCCTCTATCCGCCGGTCATCATGGCGCTCTTCGGCGTCCAGGGTTCGCTTAAATGGGTGGACAATTTCGGCATCCAGATCCTGATCTATGTGATGCTCGCCTGGGGCCTCAACATCGTCGTCGGCCTCGCCGGGCTGCTCGATCTCGGCTATGTGGCCTTCTACGCGGTCGGTGCCTATTCCTACGCGCTGCTTTCCAGCTATTTCGGCCTGTCCTTCTGGGTGCTGCTGCCGGTCGCCGGCATCCTCGCCGCCTGCTGGGGCGTGATCCTCGGCTTTCCGGTGCTGCGCCTGCGCGGCGACTACCTGGCGATCGTGACGCTTGCCTTCGGTGAGATCATCCGCCTCGTGCTGATCAACTGGACCGAGGTCACCAAGGGAACGTTCGGCGTGTCGGGTATCGCCAAGGCGACGCTGTTCGGCATCAAGTTCGATGCTTCGAAGGACGGCTTCGCGGCGCTGATGGGGCTGCCGATTTCCTCGGCCTACTACAAGATCTTCCTCTTCTACCTGATCCTCGGCCTGGCGCTGTTGACGGCCTTCGTCACCATCCGGCTGCGCCGCATGCCGATCGGCCGGGCCTGGGAGGCGCTTCGCGAGGACGAGATCGCCTGCCGTTCGCTCGGCATCAACACCGTCACGACCAAGCTGACGGCGTTCGCCACGGGTGCCATGTTCGGCGGGTTTGCAGGCTCGTTCTTCGCGGTGCGCCAGGGCTTCGTCTCGCCGGAATCCTTCGTCTTCCTGGAGTCGGCCGTCATCCTCGCCATCGTCGTGCTTGGAGGCATGGGTTCGTTGACCGGTATCTTCGTCGCTGCGGTCGTGATGATCGGCGGTACGGAGATCCTGCGCGAACTCACCTTCCTGAAGATGATCTTCGGGCCGAACTTCACGCCTGAACTCTATCGCATGCTGATCTTCGGGCTTGCCATGGTGGTCGTCATGGTCTGGAAGCCACGCGGCTTCGTCGGATCGCGCGAACCGACCGCCTTCCTGCGCGAACGCAGAGCGGTCTCCGGCAGCTTCACCAAGGAAGGGCACGGCTGA
- a CDS encoding Crp/Fnr family transcriptional regulator: protein MAVEGKFGKGIPCQDCPLRPLDAFRPFTPEELAFVSDFKMGEQTVESGGTILSEGETSAHLFTVLSGWGFRYKMLDDGRRQILNYVMPGDIVGLQGSLMGEMQHSIEALSPVTLCVFKRSRLGELYRGYPELAYDLTWIAAREERILDENLLSIGRRSALERAAYLVAFLYQRAETLELFRGGRGVIPITQQHLADTLGLSIVHTNKTLRKLAALKLIRWAEGGCNVLEIDGLLSLAGWEGLRELKRPLI from the coding sequence ATGGCTGTTGAAGGCAAGTTCGGCAAAGGCATACCCTGTCAGGACTGTCCCCTGCGGCCGCTCGACGCGTTCCGCCCTTTCACGCCTGAGGAACTCGCCTTCGTGTCCGACTTCAAGATGGGCGAGCAAACGGTCGAAAGCGGCGGGACGATCCTTTCCGAGGGCGAGACGAGCGCGCATCTCTTCACCGTGCTTTCCGGCTGGGGGTTCCGCTACAAAATGCTCGACGACGGCCGCCGCCAGATCCTGAACTATGTGATGCCGGGCGACATCGTCGGATTGCAGGGCAGCCTCATGGGCGAGATGCAGCACTCGATCGAGGCGCTCTCGCCGGTCACCCTGTGCGTGTTCAAGCGAAGCAGGCTCGGCGAGCTCTACCGGGGCTATCCCGAACTCGCCTATGACCTAACCTGGATCGCGGCCCGCGAGGAGCGCATTCTGGACGAGAACCTCTTGAGCATCGGCCGGCGTTCCGCGCTCGAACGGGCGGCCTATCTCGTTGCTTTTCTCTATCAGAGGGCTGAGACGCTGGAGCTTTTCCGTGGCGGCCGCGGCGTCATTCCCATCACCCAGCAACATCTTGCTGACACGCTCGGCCTGTCGATCGTCCACACCAACAAGACCCTCAGGAAACTAGCCGCGCTCAAGCTTATCCGTTGGGCCGAGGGAGGGTGCAATGTCCTGGAGATCGACGGCCTGTTGTCACTAGCGGGATGGGAGGGACTGAGGGAACTGAAGAGGCCGCTGATTTGA
- the cysQ gene encoding 3'(2'),5'-bisphosphate nucleotidase CysQ, with amino-acid sequence MLEILERSALAAGRAIMEIYNAGPAVTYKPDTSPVTDADHRAERIILDELAAAFPDIPVIAEEAVAAGHVPDIAGKRFFLVDPLDGTKEFVEHNDHFTVNIALIENGLPAAGVVHAPALGVIHAASGGMARKAPVEDGRIGHWQPIGCRPCGGRPVALISRWHNSAETLAHLAENGIRDYEAVGSSLKFCLLAEGKADVYPRFSRTMEWDTAAGDAILRAAGGETLVIDGRPLAYGKRNQPNDCDFANPWFVARGRV; translated from the coding sequence ATGCTGGAGATTTTGGAACGATCGGCGCTTGCGGCCGGGCGGGCGATCATGGAAATCTACAATGCCGGACCGGCCGTGACCTACAAGCCGGACACCTCGCCGGTGACCGACGCGGATCACCGCGCCGAGCGCATCATCCTCGACGAGCTTGCCGCCGCCTTTCCAGACATACCGGTCATCGCCGAGGAAGCCGTCGCCGCCGGGCACGTCCCGGACATTGCCGGCAAGCGGTTCTTTCTCGTCGACCCGCTCGATGGCACCAAGGAATTCGTCGAGCACAATGATCATTTCACAGTCAACATCGCGCTCATTGAAAATGGGCTTCCCGCCGCGGGTGTCGTCCATGCGCCTGCCCTTGGGGTGATCCATGCAGCAAGTGGCGGAATGGCACGAAAGGCGCCGGTCGAAGACGGCCGGATTGGACACTGGCAGCCTATCGGCTGCCGCCCCTGCGGCGGCCGACCGGTCGCGCTGATCAGCCGCTGGCACAACAGCGCCGAAACGCTCGCCCACCTCGCTGAAAACGGCATCCGTGATTACGAGGCTGTCGGCTCGTCGCTGAAATTCTGCCTGCTCGCCGAGGGCAAGGCCGATGTCTATCCTCGCTTCAGCCGCACGATGGAGTGGGATACGGCCGCCGGCGATGCGATTCTCCGGGCGGCGGGCGGCGAAACGCTGGTCATCGACGGCCGGCCGCTCGCCTATGGGAAGCGCAACCAGCCGAACGACTGCGACTTCGCCAATCCCTGGTTCGTCGCGCGCGGCAGGGTGTGA
- the bioB gene encoding biotin synthase BioB: protein MSSGSDVTAWTLAAATKIYNLPFNDLLFRAQSIHRTHFDPNAVQMSRLLSIKTGGCAEDCGYCSQSAHYPTGLKASKLMEVERVIAEARKAKDGGATRYCMGAAWRSPKERDMEAIVAMVRGVRALGMETCMTLGMLSPAQTERLAEAGLDYYNHNVDTSERFYNEIITTRTFADRLETLANVREAGIKVCAGGILGMGEGVDDRISMLVTLANLPAAPESVPINMLIPIPGSKLADSLPVDPIDFVRMIALARILMPKSHVRLSAGRTDMSDEMQALCFFAGANSIFVGETLLTADNPGEHHDAALFRRLGLKPMALEPMEPAE, encoded by the coding sequence ATGAGCTCCGGCTCCGATGTAACAGCTTGGACTCTCGCTGCGGCGACAAAAATCTATAATTTACCTTTCAACGACCTTCTGTTCCGTGCGCAGTCCATCCATCGCACGCATTTCGATCCGAATGCGGTGCAGATGAGCCGGCTCCTGTCGATCAAGACCGGGGGATGCGCCGAGGATTGCGGCTATTGCAGCCAGTCGGCGCATTACCCAACCGGCCTCAAGGCGTCGAAGCTGATGGAAGTCGAGCGTGTGATCGCGGAGGCGCGCAAAGCCAAGGACGGCGGCGCGACGCGCTATTGCATGGGAGCGGCCTGGCGCAGCCCGAAGGAGCGCGACATGGAGGCCATCGTCGCCATGGTGCGCGGCGTCAGGGCGCTCGGGATGGAAACCTGCATGACCCTCGGGATGCTGTCGCCCGCCCAGACGGAGCGGCTCGCAGAGGCCGGTCTCGATTACTACAACCACAATGTCGACACCTCGGAGCGCTTTTACAACGAGATCATCACCACGCGAACCTTCGCCGACCGGCTGGAAACGCTTGCCAATGTCCGCGAGGCGGGCATCAAGGTCTGCGCGGGCGGCATCTTGGGCATGGGCGAAGGGGTTGATGATCGCATTTCGATGCTGGTGACGCTCGCCAACCTTCCGGCCGCGCCGGAAAGCGTGCCGATCAACATGCTGATCCCCATCCCCGGGTCGAAGCTTGCGGATTCGCTGCCGGTCGATCCGATCGACTTCGTCCGGATGATCGCGCTCGCCCGCATCCTGATGCCGAAATCGCATGTTCGCCTTTCGGCCGGCCGGACCGACATGAGCGACGAAATGCAGGCGCTCTGTTTCTTCGCCGGGGCGAATTCGATCTTCGTCGGCGAGACGCTGTTGACGGCGGACAACCCGGGCGAGCATCACGATGCGGCGCTGTTCCGCCGCCTGGGGCTGAAGCCGATGGCACTGGAGCCGATGGAGCCGGCCGAATGA
- a CDS encoding ABC transporter ATP-binding protein — protein sequence MTAPLLNVRGVETYYGNIRALNGVDVEVHRGEIVSLIGANGAGKSTLMMTICGKPQARTGSVFFEGQDITRMPTHEIARLRIAQSPEGRRIFPRMTVLENLQMGASLDNLKHFKEDVEKVFTLFPRLKERQAQRGGTLSGGEQQMLSIGRALMARPKLLLLDEPSLGLAPLIVKGIFEAIKKLNKQEGLTVFLVEQNAFGALKLSDRGYVMVNGRVTMSGTGKDLLANPEVRAAYLEGGRH from the coding sequence ATGACTGCTCCGCTGCTGAATGTGAGAGGCGTCGAGACCTATTACGGCAATATCCGGGCGCTGAACGGCGTCGATGTCGAGGTCCATCGTGGGGAAATCGTTTCGCTGATCGGCGCCAACGGCGCGGGGAAATCGACGCTGATGATGACCATCTGCGGCAAGCCGCAGGCGCGCACCGGTTCGGTCTTCTTCGAAGGGCAGGACATCACGCGCATGCCGACCCATGAGATTGCCCGTCTCAGGATCGCCCAGTCCCCGGAAGGCCGCCGCATCTTCCCGCGCATGACGGTGCTCGAAAATCTGCAGATGGGCGCCAGCCTCGACAATCTGAAGCACTTCAAGGAGGACGTGGAAAAGGTCTTCACGCTGTTCCCGCGGCTCAAGGAGCGGCAGGCGCAGCGCGGCGGAACGCTCTCGGGCGGCGAACAGCAGATGCTGTCGATCGGCCGGGCGCTGATGGCGCGGCCGAAGCTGCTGCTGCTCGACGAACCTTCGCTCGGCCTTGCGCCACTGATTGTCAAGGGCATTTTCGAGGCGATCAAGAAGCTCAACAAGCAGGAGGGTCTCACGGTGTTCCTAGTCGAGCAGAACGCTTTTGGGGCGCTGAAGCTTTCAGACCGGGGCTACGTCATGGTGAACGGCCGGGTTACGATGAGCGGAACGGGCAAGGACCTGCTCGCCAATCCGGAGGTCCGTGCGGCCTATCTCGAAGGCGGCCGGCATTGA
- a CDS encoding branched-chain amino acid ABC transporter substrate-binding protein: MKKSLLSAVALTAMVAFSGTAWADLLVGVAGPLTGPNAAFGAQLQKGAEQAAADINAAGGINGEQIKLVLGDDVSDPKQGISVANKFVADGVKFVIGHFNSGVSIPASEVYAENGILEITPSATNPQFTERGMWNTFRTCGRDDQQGAVAGAYLAANFKDAKIAVIHDKTPYGQGLADETKKSMNEAGLNEALYEGINIGDKDFSALIAKMKEAGVSVVYYGGLHTEAGLIMRQMKDQGLKATFMSGDGIVSNELASIAGDAVDGTLMTFAPDPRKNPASKELVEKFRTAGFEPEAYTLYSYAALQVIADAAKAAGGNDPQAVAEAIKAKGPFKTAIGELGYDEKGDITRPDYVMYTWKKGEDGKYSYFQNE, translated from the coding sequence ATGAAAAAGTCTCTTCTGTCGGCTGTGGCGCTGACAGCAATGGTCGCCTTCAGCGGCACCGCATGGGCTGATCTCCTGGTCGGCGTCGCTGGTCCGCTGACCGGCCCGAATGCCGCTTTCGGCGCCCAGCTCCAGAAAGGTGCGGAGCAGGCGGCCGCTGACATCAACGCGGCAGGCGGCATCAACGGCGAACAGATCAAGCTCGTCCTCGGCGACGACGTCTCGGACCCGAAGCAGGGTATTTCGGTCGCCAACAAGTTCGTTGCTGACGGCGTGAAGTTCGTGATTGGCCACTTCAACTCCGGCGTGTCCATTCCGGCATCGGAAGTCTATGCCGAGAACGGCATCCTGGAAATCACGCCGTCCGCGACCAACCCGCAGTTCACCGAGCGCGGCATGTGGAACACGTTCCGCACCTGCGGCCGTGACGACCAGCAGGGTGCAGTTGCCGGCGCTTACCTCGCTGCCAACTTCAAGGACGCGAAGATCGCCGTCATCCACGACAAGACGCCGTACGGCCAGGGTCTTGCCGATGAGACCAAGAAGTCGATGAACGAAGCGGGCCTCAACGAAGCTCTCTACGAAGGTATCAACATCGGCGACAAGGATTTCTCGGCGCTGATCGCCAAGATGAAGGAAGCCGGCGTTTCGGTCGTCTACTACGGCGGCCTGCACACGGAAGCGGGCCTCATCATGCGTCAGATGAAGGACCAGGGCCTGAAGGCAACCTTCATGTCGGGCGACGGCATCGTTTCGAACGAACTGGCTTCGATCGCCGGTGACGCCGTCGACGGCACGCTGATGACCTTCGCGCCGGATCCGCGCAAGAACCCGGCTTCGAAGGAACTCGTCGAGAAGTTCCGCACCGCTGGCTTCGAACCGGAGGCCTACACGCTCTATTCCTACGCAGCGCTGCAGGTGATTGCGGATGCCGCCAAGGCTGCCGGCGGCAACGACCCGCAGGCGGTTGCCGAAGCGATCAAGGCGAAGGGTCCGTTCAAGACCGCGATCGGCGAACTCGGCTATGACGAAAAGGGCGACATCACCCGCCCGGACTACGTCATGTACACCTGGAAGAAGGGTGAAGACGGCAAGTACAGCTACTTCCAGAACGAATAG